The following coding sequences are from one Bifidobacterium sp. window:
- a CDS encoding PIF1 family DEAD/DEAH box helicase — translation MRQSDALTILRAGANVFLTGAPGAGKTYVLNDFIRGARSSGAAVAVTASTGIASTHINGQTIHSWSGLGVATCLSEQLLKRIRTRRKRQISSTDILIIDEVSMMHAWLFDMVDEVCRTIRHSPEPFGGLQVVLSGDFFQLPPVSRSGRNTEMMMPSEEFERSRELYVQAGKDPEGFITESLVWDALNPITCYLTEQHRQDDGQLLTVLTDIRDGYVSQEDHDVLASRLGKVPAPGEVSVNLFPVNKQADSLNDLRLAQISDTPHEYHAESAGSAQLVERLKKNMLAPEQLVLKTGAAVMALRNDQDHQFVNGSIGTVRGFVQENKGGWPIVEFDNGNIVTMKPAAWEMMDGDQVLASVNQVPLRCAWAITIHKSQGMTLDRAVMDLRRTFAPGMGYVALSRVEALGGLYLRGINERAFLVSPDAVLLDSQLREDSKAASARLAAEGSTSFNKVALNQEEDEFTQGDLF, via the coding sequence ATGCGGCAATCAGATGCGTTGACCATTCTCAGGGCGGGGGCTAATGTCTTCCTCACCGGTGCTCCTGGTGCTGGGAAAACCTATGTGCTAAATGATTTCATCCGTGGTGCGAGAAGCTCTGGCGCTGCAGTGGCAGTTACAGCTTCCACAGGCATCGCATCAACGCATATCAACGGGCAAACAATCCATTCGTGGAGTGGCCTCGGCGTTGCCACCTGTCTCAGTGAACAGTTGCTCAAGCGCATACGAACTCGGCGTAAGCGTCAGATTTCATCAACGGATATCCTCATTATCGATGAGGTGTCAATGATGCATGCGTGGCTTTTTGACATGGTTGATGAAGTGTGTCGAACCATACGCCATAGCCCCGAGCCATTCGGCGGACTACAAGTAGTGCTCTCTGGAGATTTTTTTCAACTTCCACCTGTCAGTCGTTCTGGTCGTAATACTGAGATGATGATGCCCAGTGAAGAGTTTGAGCGTTCTCGTGAGTTATATGTGCAAGCAGGAAAAGACCCTGAAGGTTTCATTACTGAATCACTCGTATGGGATGCATTGAATCCTATAACGTGCTATCTCACTGAGCAGCATCGTCAAGATGATGGGCAATTGCTAACTGTACTTACCGATATCCGAGATGGGTATGTAAGCCAAGAAGACCATGATGTTCTGGCATCTCGCTTAGGAAAAGTTCCTGCACCTGGTGAAGTCTCGGTCAATTTGTTCCCAGTAAACAAGCAAGCTGATAGTCTCAATGATCTCCGTCTCGCACAGATATCAGATACACCTCATGAATATCACGCTGAGTCAGCCGGTTCGGCGCAATTGGTCGAACGCTTGAAAAAAAATATGCTTGCACCAGAGCAGTTGGTATTAAAAACAGGCGCTGCAGTTATGGCACTTCGCAACGATCAAGACCATCAGTTTGTTAATGGCTCTATAGGAACTGTTCGTGGCTTTGTCCAAGAGAATAAAGGCGGATGGCCAATCGTTGAATTCGACAATGGCAATATTGTGACGATGAAACCAGCGGCTTGGGAAATGATGGATGGCGATCAAGTCCTCGCTTCGGTGAATCAAGTTCCGCTGCGGTGCGCATGGGCGATTACGATCCATAAGTCGCAGGGAATGACACTCGATCGCGCAGTTATGGATTTGAGAAGAACCTTTGCCCCAGGAATGGGATATGTAGCGCTGTCACGTGTGGAGGCACTAGGCGGGCTATACCTTCGAGGAATCAATGAACGCGCCTTCTTAGTGTCCCCTGATGCCGTGTTATTAGACTCACAGCTACGCGAGGACTCGAAAGCTGCCTCTGCAAGGTTAGCTGCTGAAGGAAGCACATCATTCAACAAAGTAGCTCTCAATCAAGAAGAAGACGAATTCACTCAAGGTGATCTGTTCTAA
- a CDS encoding proline--tRNA ligase, with protein MTAKALHMSTLFLRTLREDPADADVDSARLLQRAGYIRKTAPGIFTWLPLGLRVLNKVETIIREEINSFGAQEVHFPSLLPKDPYERTHRWEEYGDNIFRLKDRHGADYLLAPTHEEMFTLLVKDMYSSYKDLPLTLYQIQTKYRDEFRPRAGLVRGRGFVMKDAYSFTVDADGLKSAYQDERDAYERIFKRLGVQYVIVHAVSGPMGGSESEEFLAPLAIGEDTFALAPSGKAWNVEALTTPSVPDVDYSDVPPMVQLHTPDSTTIESLVDQANALHPKADGSEWTAADTLKNLIVTVKHPADTEHKQPWRELVAIALPGDRQVDMKRIEAQFAPAEVEEATPEDLASHPELVKGYIGPNVLGPQAEAAKIEHPIRYFVDAHVARGSAWITGADVEGEHLFNAVYTRDFGCSERIEAVEVRHGDTSPDGSGPLSFERGVEIGQVFQLGLKYSKALDLKVLDQNGKTVPVWMGSYGIGVSRVLACIAEFHHDDKGLDWPVAVAPAQVHVMATGKDPKAFEAANQLVSQLEQHNVEVIYDDRLKVSPGVKFKDAELIGVPLIAVAGRDTVNNGTIEIRRRDGSQSEAVPVNNAADAVLRRLNALYAEDAVQEPA; from the coding sequence ATGACTGCCAAAGCTTTGCATATGTCCACGCTGTTCTTACGAACACTGCGTGAGGATCCAGCTGATGCCGATGTTGATTCCGCCAGACTTCTTCAACGAGCTGGATACATCAGAAAAACCGCCCCAGGTATCTTTACTTGGCTCCCGCTAGGACTGCGTGTACTCAATAAGGTCGAAACCATTATTCGTGAGGAAATCAACAGCTTCGGCGCGCAGGAAGTGCATTTCCCATCACTGTTACCTAAAGATCCATATGAGCGCACACATCGTTGGGAAGAATATGGCGACAATATCTTCCGCCTTAAAGATCGTCATGGTGCTGATTACCTTCTTGCCCCAACGCATGAGGAAATGTTCACTTTATTGGTTAAAGATATGTATTCCTCATACAAGGACTTACCGCTGACGCTGTACCAGATTCAGACCAAGTATCGTGATGAATTCCGCCCTCGTGCAGGGCTGGTTCGTGGGCGAGGGTTTGTGATGAAAGATGCCTACTCTTTCACAGTTGATGCAGACGGATTAAAATCAGCGTACCAAGATGAGCGTGATGCTTACGAGCGTATTTTCAAACGTCTGGGTGTGCAGTATGTGATTGTGCACGCTGTTTCTGGGCCGATGGGTGGTTCAGAGTCTGAAGAGTTCTTAGCTCCTCTTGCAATTGGCGAAGACACTTTTGCACTTGCTCCCTCTGGCAAAGCGTGGAATGTTGAGGCACTTACCACACCATCCGTGCCAGATGTCGATTATTCAGACGTCCCACCTATGGTTCAACTGCATACACCCGACTCAACGACGATTGAAAGTCTGGTCGATCAGGCAAATGCCCTGCATCCCAAAGCTGACGGCAGCGAGTGGACTGCCGCAGACACGCTGAAGAATCTTATCGTCACAGTGAAGCATCCCGCAGATACTGAGCATAAGCAGCCTTGGCGTGAGTTAGTTGCTATTGCACTTCCTGGCGATCGTCAGGTCGATATGAAACGTATCGAAGCCCAATTCGCTCCGGCTGAGGTTGAGGAAGCGACACCCGAGGACTTGGCCAGTCATCCTGAGCTGGTTAAGGGTTATATCGGGCCGAATGTGCTTGGCCCGCAGGCAGAGGCTGCCAAGATTGAGCATCCTATACGATACTTCGTCGATGCGCATGTGGCACGTGGTAGTGCTTGGATAACCGGTGCGGATGTTGAGGGTGAGCACCTCTTCAACGCGGTGTACACCAGAGATTTCGGCTGCTCGGAGCGCATAGAAGCAGTGGAAGTCCGCCACGGAGACACGAGTCCAGATGGTTCCGGCCCACTGAGTTTTGAGCGCGGTGTAGAAATCGGTCAGGTATTCCAGCTTGGTCTGAAATACTCTAAAGCTCTTGATCTGAAAGTTCTCGATCAGAATGGCAAAACGGTGCCAGTATGGATGGGCAGCTACGGTATTGGCGTATCCCGTGTACTGGCTTGCATTGCTGAATTCCATCATGACGACAAGGGATTGGACTGGCCTGTTGCAGTGGCCCCAGCACAAGTGCATGTGATGGCTACTGGCAAAGATCCGAAGGCATTCGAAGCTGCGAACCAGCTGGTCTCTCAGCTTGAACAGCACAACGTTGAGGTAATTTATGATGACCGCCTCAAAGTGTCACCTGGAGTGAAATTTAAGGATGCTGAGTTAATCGGTGTTCCGTTGATTGCTGTAGCGGGAAGAGACACGGTGAATAATGGCACCATCGAGATTCGTCGTCGTGATGGTTCTCAAAGCGAAGCGGTACCTGTAAATAACGCTGCTGACGCGGTGTTGAGACGGCTCAATGCGCTATATGCAGAAGACGCAGTACAAGAGCCTGCGTGA
- a CDS encoding single-stranded DNA-binding protein, translating to MGVQQGLVTVTGYVAKEPRRIGDLDRTPLCVLRLASTRSYFDAKTQRWKDFPTLWITVKTYRSLANNIMTSVHKGDPIIVVGLLSVDEWKKDGRSQFALVIEASAVGHDLGLGSTQFSKRSTGQEMTAQPVTAPSPASSSSLSHQETIPSHQFGDGDICTVQSNVVDDGCTVGDFEEMF from the coding sequence GTGGGCGTTCAACAAGGACTCGTTACTGTTACTGGATATGTAGCCAAGGAACCGCGAAGAATCGGTGACCTCGACCGCACTCCACTATGCGTATTGCGATTGGCTTCAACACGTTCGTATTTTGATGCAAAGACACAGCGTTGGAAAGACTTTCCTACGCTGTGGATTACGGTGAAAACCTACCGGTCACTGGCAAATAACATCATGACTTCGGTGCATAAAGGAGACCCAATAATTGTCGTCGGCTTACTAAGTGTGGACGAGTGGAAAAAAGATGGCCGTTCTCAGTTCGCATTAGTGATTGAAGCTAGCGCAGTTGGTCACGATTTGGGCCTTGGTTCCACCCAATTCTCCAAGCGCAGCACGGGACAAGAAATGACAGCTCAGCCTGTTACCGCTCCATCACCTGCATCTTCATCAAGTTTGTCTCATCAAGAGACAATACCTAGTCATCAGTTTGGTGATGGTGATATCTGCACAGTTCAGAGCAATGTGGTAGACGACGGTTGCACTGTGGGTGATTTCGAAGAGATGTTCTGA
- a CDS encoding M13 family metallopeptidase gives MSKVLKSGIDPTSFSSVIRPQQDLFRYVNGPWIDTYSLPDDRSRFGSFDKLADDAETQIRDILEDAATPAAKSSALYTSFLDTEAIEEAGIEGIRADLDALDQTHDKNELITALGALNPLGGPDLLGIGIYGDPGEPERNIVHIEQGGLGLPDEAYYREDRYATIRDAYQIMVAKLLMLAKYASDMDDANTQATRLLELEQRIASHHWDVVETRDQDKTYNPTDFDALQSALSHLNIAAWADAWQQSYATTPTAQVMPLDFKKTLSRTIVHEPSFLSGLDTVWAEAELSDLQLWARVHTLISWAGYLSHEFEQARFDFYGKVLSGTTEMRARWKRGVMLVNGICGEDVGKVYVNRHFPESSKQRMEELVGNLIDAYRVSIQSSDWLGTATKEKALDKLNHFSPKIGYTNHWRDYTALDVRSEASLCENIHAAQTYETAYQISKVGQQVDKDEWLMNPQTVNAYYEPTMNVIVFPAAILQPPFFDPDADDAANYGGIGAVIGHEIGHGFDDQGSKYDGSGRLNDWWTAQDRKNFEQRTTALIDQYNSFVPAQLAELYADQPSEAPHVNGALTIGENIGDLGGVNISLKAYAFALDTAAGRSKDGSVEGIRSSLMQTPEIEGFTGVQRFFIAYASIWRTKLRDQLAEQYLQIDPHSPAEFRTNGIVRNVDLFHEAFCVKDGDDMWLAPDSRVRIW, from the coding sequence ATGAGCAAAGTATTGAAATCGGGCATTGATCCCACATCATTTTCATCAGTAATTCGGCCGCAGCAAGACCTCTTCCGTTACGTGAATGGACCTTGGATTGACACGTATTCGTTACCAGATGACCGTTCACGATTTGGCTCCTTCGACAAACTTGCCGACGATGCTGAGACTCAAATCCGTGACATTCTTGAGGATGCTGCAACACCAGCGGCTAAGTCAAGTGCTCTGTACACCAGTTTTTTGGATACTGAAGCCATTGAAGAGGCGGGTATTGAAGGCATTCGTGCAGATCTCGATGCTCTTGACCAAACTCATGACAAGAATGAGCTCATTACAGCACTCGGTGCACTCAATCCACTAGGCGGACCAGACCTGCTTGGTATCGGTATATACGGAGACCCAGGAGAACCAGAGCGCAATATCGTGCACATTGAGCAAGGTGGTCTCGGTCTACCTGATGAAGCGTATTACCGCGAGGATCGTTACGCCACGATTCGCGATGCGTACCAAATCATGGTTGCTAAGCTTCTCATGCTGGCCAAGTATGCATCCGATATGGATGACGCCAATACACAGGCGACTCGACTACTCGAACTTGAGCAACGCATCGCCTCACATCATTGGGATGTTGTAGAAACCCGTGACCAAGATAAAACCTATAACCCCACCGATTTCGACGCTTTACAGTCGGCGCTGAGCCATCTCAACATCGCTGCTTGGGCCGATGCATGGCAACAGTCCTACGCTACAACGCCTACAGCACAGGTCATGCCTCTGGACTTCAAAAAAACATTATCCCGTACCATTGTTCATGAACCGAGCTTCCTCAGCGGATTAGATACCGTCTGGGCTGAAGCTGAATTGAGCGATCTTCAACTTTGGGCACGCGTTCACACATTAATTTCTTGGGCAGGGTATCTCAGCCACGAATTTGAACAAGCTCGCTTTGACTTCTATGGCAAGGTACTTTCAGGCACAACCGAAATGCGCGCTCGTTGGAAGCGTGGAGTGATGCTTGTTAACGGTATTTGTGGTGAAGACGTTGGCAAAGTTTATGTCAATAGACACTTCCCCGAATCCAGTAAACAACGTATGGAGGAACTCGTAGGTAACTTAATTGATGCCTACCGAGTATCGATTCAATCTAGTGATTGGTTGGGAACAGCAACCAAAGAAAAAGCGTTAGATAAATTGAATCACTTCTCGCCAAAAATTGGTTACACCAACCATTGGAGAGATTACACGGCTCTTGATGTGAGGTCCGAAGCTAGCCTCTGCGAGAATATCCACGCTGCGCAAACCTACGAAACTGCCTATCAAATCAGCAAGGTTGGCCAACAAGTCGATAAAGACGAATGGCTAATGAACCCGCAGACGGTGAACGCATACTACGAACCGACTATGAATGTTATCGTATTCCCAGCTGCCATTTTGCAGCCACCCTTCTTTGACCCTGACGCTGACGATGCCGCAAATTACGGAGGAATCGGAGCTGTGATCGGGCATGAAATCGGTCACGGATTCGACGATCAGGGCAGCAAATATGACGGTTCTGGGCGTTTGAATGATTGGTGGACTGCCCAAGATCGTAAGAACTTTGAGCAACGTACCACAGCTCTGATTGATCAATACAACTCTTTTGTGCCAGCGCAGTTAGCTGAGCTGTATGCTGACCAACCATCTGAAGCTCCACATGTTAACGGCGCTTTAACTATCGGTGAGAACATCGGTGATCTTGGCGGCGTAAACATCTCACTTAAGGCCTATGCATTTGCACTAGATACAGCTGCGGGACGCAGCAAGGATGGGAGCGTAGAAGGTATACGAAGCTCATTGATGCAGACTCCTGAAATTGAAGGATTCACTGGAGTACAGCGTTTCTTCATCGCATATGCATCGATTTGGAGAACTAAACTTCGCGACCAGCTTGCTGAACAGTATTTACAAATTGACCCTCACTCCCCTGCAGAGTTCAGGACCAACGGCATTGTTCGTAACGTGGATTTATTCCATGAAGCCTTCTGCGTGAAGGATGGCGACGATATGTGGCTAGCGCCTGATTCCAGAGTCCGAATCTGGTAA
- the map gene encoding type I methionyl aminopeptidase — protein MIELKTPQEIKAMRPAGKFVGSILKDLRQMTKVGTNLLEIDDFVKQRIEARSGAESCYVDYAPDFGTGPFAHYICTSVNDAVLHGVPFDYTLKDGDLLSLDLAINVDGWVGDSAISFVVGEHADPEDLKIIKATEDGLKAGIAQAKPGNRLGDISAAIGEIAHENGYTVNLEFGGHGVGHIMHGDPHVANDGKAHHGYKLRNGLVIAIEPWFLRTTDEIIQDPKDGWTLRSADGSRGAHTEHTIAITDDGPIILTARDE, from the coding sequence TTGATCGAACTGAAGACACCACAGGAAATCAAGGCTATGCGCCCAGCAGGTAAATTCGTGGGGAGCATTCTCAAGGATTTACGTCAGATGACCAAGGTCGGTACCAACCTTCTGGAGATCGACGACTTCGTCAAACAACGTATTGAGGCACGCTCTGGTGCAGAGTCCTGTTATGTGGATTATGCTCCGGATTTTGGAACCGGTCCTTTTGCTCATTACATCTGTACCTCAGTAAATGATGCTGTGCTGCACGGTGTGCCTTTTGACTACACGTTGAAAGATGGGGACTTACTGAGTCTAGATCTTGCAATCAACGTGGATGGATGGGTTGGAGACTCAGCGATTAGTTTCGTTGTCGGTGAGCATGCTGATCCTGAGGATTTGAAAATCATCAAGGCCACAGAGGATGGTTTGAAAGCGGGTATTGCTCAAGCTAAACCTGGTAACCGCTTGGGAGATATTTCAGCTGCTATCGGAGAAATCGCTCATGAGAATGGTTACACCGTTAATTTAGAGTTCGGCGGACACGGTGTAGGGCATATCATGCACGGTGATCCGCATGTAGCCAACGATGGCAAAGCACATCACGGATATAAACTGCGCAATGGATTGGTCATTGCAATTGAACCATGGTTCCTTCGTACCACAGACGAAATCATCCAGGATCCAAAAGACGGTTGGACCTTGCGTTCAGCGGATGGTTCTCGTGGTGCACACACGGAGCATACTATTGCAATAACGGATGACGGTCCAATTATTTTGACCGCCAGAGACGAGTGA
- a CDS encoding citrate synthase — protein sequence MPKAKLNVDSSQFDLPVVKATCGPDGIVVSDLRNDGWVTLDPGFLTTAQCESKITFIDGNRSILRYRGYPIEQLCEHSNFLEVAWLLNQGELPTLPQYEEYRDRVLHHTVVGEEFRTLLGSFPRNAHPMSVLSSAVNALASFYPDTCDVNDPAQLDEAGAIIMAKVRTIVSLIHRRSKDEPLLYPDYTRGYVDDFLRMSFATPYQSFEADALMVEALDKLLIIHADHEQNCSTSVVRIAGSAHANLYSAVAAGINALSGPLHGGANEAALRQLMSIRDSGKSVKEFVEDSKENGQRISGLGHRVYKSYDPRAAIAKEWLTRIMTEEQLRLPSSDLALFDVATELEDIALHDDYFTSRHLYPNVDFYTGLIYRAIGFEPSMFTTLFALGRIPGWIAQYREMLDDPATKIGRPRQVYTGQPKRDVIPITAR from the coding sequence ATGCCGAAAGCAAAGCTTAATGTTGATTCGTCGCAGTTTGATTTGCCAGTCGTGAAAGCGACGTGTGGACCCGACGGCATCGTCGTCTCTGATTTACGCAATGACGGTTGGGTTACACTCGACCCGGGTTTTCTGACAACAGCGCAATGTGAGTCCAAAATTACTTTTATCGACGGTAATCGTTCCATACTGCGATACCGAGGCTATCCTATTGAACAGTTATGTGAGCATTCAAATTTTCTTGAGGTTGCTTGGTTACTGAATCAGGGAGAGTTGCCTACGCTCCCGCAGTACGAGGAATATCGAGATCGAGTATTGCACCACACGGTTGTGGGAGAAGAATTCAGAACCTTATTAGGTTCATTCCCAAGAAATGCACATCCTATGAGTGTGTTGTCCTCAGCTGTAAATGCATTGGCGAGCTTTTATCCCGATACATGTGATGTCAATGATCCGGCGCAATTGGACGAGGCTGGAGCAATCATTATGGCTAAGGTTCGCACCATTGTGTCGTTAATCCATCGCCGTAGTAAAGATGAACCCTTGCTATATCCGGATTACACTCGCGGTTATGTAGATGACTTCTTAAGGATGAGTTTTGCAACTCCGTATCAATCGTTTGAAGCTGACGCTTTGATGGTTGAAGCCTTGGATAAGCTGCTCATCATACACGCTGACCACGAGCAAAATTGTTCAACTTCTGTGGTGCGCATAGCAGGGTCAGCGCATGCAAATTTGTATTCGGCAGTTGCTGCGGGTATTAATGCGCTTTCAGGTCCTCTGCATGGTGGTGCCAACGAAGCGGCATTGAGACAGCTGATGTCGATACGTGACTCGGGTAAATCAGTGAAAGAGTTCGTTGAGGACTCAAAGGAGAATGGTCAACGTATATCAGGTCTTGGCCACCGAGTGTATAAATCTTACGATCCAAGAGCGGCGATAGCCAAGGAATGGCTGACGCGAATCATGACAGAGGAGCAGCTCAGGCTTCCAAGTAGCGATCTTGCTCTGTTTGATGTGGCAACAGAACTTGAGGATATAGCTCTCCACGATGACTATTTCACTTCAAGGCATCTGTACCCGAATGTAGATTTCTATACAGGTCTGATCTATCGCGCTATCGGGTTCGAGCCGAGCATGTTCACCACACTATTCGCACTGGGACGTATCCCTGGTTGGATTGCGCAGTACCGTGAAATGCTTGACGATCCCGCCACAAAAATTGGCAGGCCACGGCAGGTTTATACTGGTCAACCTAAACGTGACGTTATACCAATCACTGCGCGGTGA
- the dapD gene encoding 2,3,4,5-tetrahydropyridine-2,6-dicarboxylate N-succinyltransferase — MTESRIAWGWGLASIDSAGNTLDVWYPALHLGKAPIDDDRPQHEFGTLVKQEADARGVRRVPVFTESAIDAQIQSTADAYLRLHLLSLRMALPNTLNLEGIFGALNNVVWTNYGPFAVDDFAQRKMAVLSTLGNNQADINVLSIDKFPRMVDYVVPTGVRIGNADRIRLGAYLSEGTTVMHEGFVNFNAGTLGTSMVEGRVSQGVVVGDGSDIGGGASIMGTLSGGGQHRVSIGEHSLLGANSGIGISLGNHCVVEAGLYVTAGTKVTIYDKAKVAAHESLDIVKGAELSGKDHILFIRNSVSGAIEARSRNTGIALNAQLHAN, encoded by the coding sequence ATGACCGAATCACGAATAGCTTGGGGATGGGGTCTGGCAAGTATCGACAGTGCCGGCAATACTCTAGATGTCTGGTATCCAGCGCTGCACCTCGGCAAAGCCCCAATAGATGATGACCGTCCACAACACGAATTCGGTACTCTCGTAAAACAAGAGGCTGATGCACGTGGTGTGCGACGAGTTCCAGTATTTACTGAATCGGCCATTGATGCGCAGATTCAAAGCACAGCTGATGCATATCTGCGTCTACATCTCTTAAGTCTAAGAATGGCATTACCAAATACGCTGAATCTTGAGGGTATCTTTGGCGCTCTGAACAATGTAGTGTGGACGAATTATGGCCCCTTCGCGGTTGATGATTTTGCACAGCGCAAAATGGCTGTGTTAAGCACATTGGGCAACAATCAAGCTGATATTAATGTTCTCTCGATTGACAAATTCCCACGTATGGTGGACTACGTAGTTCCTACAGGTGTGCGTATCGGCAACGCTGATCGCATCAGATTAGGAGCATATTTAAGTGAGGGAACCACTGTAATGCATGAGGGCTTCGTCAACTTCAATGCTGGAACGCTCGGTACCTCTATGGTCGAAGGACGCGTTTCACAAGGAGTTGTGGTCGGCGATGGCTCAGACATTGGCGGCGGTGCTTCGATTATGGGCACACTTTCTGGCGGCGGTCAGCACCGCGTATCCATCGGTGAACATTCACTGCTCGGCGCAAACTCAGGCATAGGAATTTCGCTCGGTAACCACTGCGTCGTGGAAGCTGGCTTATATGTAACAGCAGGCACAAAAGTAACTATCTACGACAAAGCTAAAGTCGCAGCTCATGAAAGCTTAGACATTGTCAAAGGAGCGGAGCTCAGCGGCAAGGACCATATCCTCTTCATCCGTAATTCAGTGAGCGGAGCTATTGAAGCCAGAAGCCGCAATACTGGTATCGCTCTTAACGCCCAACTGCACGCCAACTGA
- the prfB gene encoding peptide chain release factor 2, with product MADFEVMQTIDEARTIFESIAQAIDMDDLRRRIAQLEQEASAPGLWDDQENAQKVTSRLSAAQTLLRHLESAQRRLDDVQTLVELAQEESDQDTLDEAAAESEKLKSDLVDMEIQTLLDGEYDERAAVVTIRSGAGGVDAADWAQMLMRMYLRWSERHGYKTTVMDTSYAEEAGIKSATFQVQAPYAYGRLSVEGGTHRLVRISPFDNQGRRQTSFAAVEVIPLVEATDHIDVPDSDIRLDTYCSSGPGGQGVNTTYSAVRITHLPTNIVVTMQDERSQIQNRAAAMAVLQSRLLVLRHEEEAKRKKELAGDIKASWGDQMRSYVLHPYQMVKDLRTGYETSDTQGVFDGDIDAFIDAGIRWRHQQRREDAEAKE from the coding sequence ATGGCAGATTTTGAAGTAATGCAGACAATAGACGAGGCTCGCACGATTTTCGAGTCAATCGCGCAAGCGATTGATATGGATGATTTGCGCCGCAGAATCGCACAGCTAGAACAGGAAGCAAGCGCTCCTGGGTTGTGGGATGATCAGGAAAATGCGCAAAAGGTTACTAGTAGGCTATCTGCTGCTCAGACTTTATTGCGGCATCTCGAATCCGCGCAGCGTCGGCTTGACGATGTGCAGACGCTGGTAGAGCTTGCCCAAGAGGAGAGTGATCAAGATACTCTTGATGAGGCAGCCGCGGAGTCTGAGAAGTTGAAAAGCGATCTCGTCGACATGGAAATTCAGACCCTGCTTGACGGCGAGTATGACGAACGTGCCGCTGTGGTCACGATTCGTTCCGGTGCAGGTGGTGTCGATGCAGCGGACTGGGCGCAAATGTTGATGAGGATGTATTTGCGCTGGTCAGAGCGTCACGGTTACAAAACTACTGTTATGGATACCTCTTATGCTGAAGAAGCAGGAATTAAATCCGCTACATTCCAAGTTCAAGCTCCATATGCATACGGGCGTTTATCGGTGGAGGGGGGCACTCACCGTCTGGTTCGTATTTCACCCTTCGATAATCAAGGTCGCAGGCAGACCAGCTTTGCTGCTGTTGAGGTCATTCCTTTGGTTGAAGCAACCGATCATATTGATGTTCCTGATTCGGATATTCGACTCGACACCTACTGCTCATCAGGTCCTGGTGGACAGGGTGTGAATACCACGTATTCCGCAGTTCGTATTACCCACCTTCCTACAAATATTGTGGTAACGATGCAGGATGAGCGCAGCCAGATACAAAACCGAGCAGCGGCTATGGCTGTGTTGCAATCTCGTCTGCTGGTGCTTCGCCACGAAGAAGAAGCAAAGCGTAAGAAGGAACTTGCTGGGGATATTAAGGCTAGCTGGGGCGATCAAATGCGTTCCTATGTGCTGCATCCTTACCAAATGGTGAAAGATTTACGCACTGGTTATGAAACCTCAGACACACAAGGTGTATTTGACGGCGATATCGATGCATTCATTGATGCTGGTATTCGGTGGCGCCACCAACAGCGCCGCGAAGATGCCGAAGCGAAGGAATAG